In the Clostridium sporogenes genome, one interval contains:
- a CDS encoding polysaccharide deacetylase yields MDKKNKIILITTCILCFIASFFITKNIVDKNNEKRFMKKELNNDNSKMVIKHMDDKIVFSEYIKDKYDAKQVFKKDGKKIAFLTFDDGPSYLTNDILDILKKYHIKATFFVVGNLAKENKNLIEKQIRDGHSIGNHTYTHNYKNIYSDVDIFVNEVEKTQNVIKSIVGYNYDIKLVRFPGGSFGDRLNPYKDAIHKKGYYNMDWNALNGDAEGNNIPKEKLIENVKNTIQGKNHVVILMHDCAAKKTTVEALPDIIEYLISEGYEFKALK; encoded by the coding sequence ACATAGTAGATAAAAATAATGAAAAACGATTTATGAAAAAAGAATTAAATAACGATAATAGTAAAATGGTCATTAAGCATATGGATGATAAGATTGTATTTAGTGAATATATAAAGGATAAGTATGATGCTAAGCAGGTGTTTAAAAAGGATGGAAAGAAAATAGCTTTTTTAACCTTTGATGATGGACCAAGTTACCTAACCAATGATATATTAGATATATTAAAAAAATATCACATAAAGGCTACTTTTTTTGTAGTAGGAAATTTAGCAAAAGAGAATAAAAATTTAATAGAGAAACAGATTAGAGATGGACATTCTATAGGAAATCATACCTATACTCATAATTATAAAAATATTTATTCTGATGTAGATATTTTTGTAAATGAGGTAGAAAAAACGCAAAATGTTATAAAATCTATAGTAGGATACAATTATGATATAAAACTAGTAAGGTTTCCTGGTGGTTCATTTGGAGATAGATTAAATCCATATAAAGATGCTATACACAAGAAGGGTTATTATAATATGGATTGGAATGCTTTAAATGGAGATGCAGAAGGAAACAATATACCAAAAGAAAAATTAATAGAAAATGTAAAAAATACAATTCAAGGTAAAAATCATGTAGTTATATTAATGCATGATTGTGCAGCCAAAAAAACTACTGTGGAGGCATTGCCAGATATAATAGAATATTTAATATCAGAGGGTTACGAATTCAAAGCTTTAAAATAG